In a single window of the Desulfuromonas sp. TF genome:
- the tilS gene encoding tRNA lysidine(34) synthetase TilS, producing MHDAFRRNLVHLVTPGDRVLVALSGGADSVALLHLLHGLAPAFSFSLHAAHLDHGMRPESPRDADFVGKLCAELEISLTVERIDIPALAEDRRMGMEEAGREARRDFLRRTAAEQGCRVISLGHHRGDQVETFLHRLIRGTALPGLAAMRPKSGPFIRPLLSFSREQILKYLAERGLTHIEDASNRDLAFTRNRIRHELIPLLQTFNPRAEEHLARLSGRIALEEDCWRAEEDRLLSALGRPREGEIRLDRAGLAALHPALGARVIRLALEKVRGDLRGITAVHIEDVGKMVTGGRSQAEIHLPGAWAACRYESLWLRQAPPPTPVPFVFTIPGPGEYSLPDGRRLLVELVEEPRGETLAAVEFDASAVDFPLAVRSFRPGDRFRPAGMEGRKKLKDFFIDARIEREFRGRLPLVEAGEILWVAGVRRCSGRLPAHGKTVLRLTISPSHSSTIRL from the coding sequence ATGCACGATGCCTTCCGCAGAAACCTTGTCCATCTGGTGACACCCGGAGACCGGGTGCTGGTCGCCCTCTCGGGCGGGGCGGATTCGGTGGCGCTGCTGCATCTGCTGCACGGGCTGGCCCCCGCCTTTTCCTTCTCCCTGCATGCCGCCCACCTCGATCACGGAATGCGGCCGGAGAGTCCCCGGGACGCCGATTTCGTCGGCAAGCTTTGTGCTGAACTGGAGATCTCCCTGACCGTGGAGCGGATCGACATCCCCGCCCTGGCTGAAGATCGCCGGATGGGGATGGAGGAGGCGGGCAGGGAGGCGCGTCGGGACTTTTTGCGACGAACGGCAGCTGAACAGGGATGCCGGGTCATCTCCCTGGGGCATCACCGCGGCGACCAGGTCGAAACATTTCTTCACCGCCTTATCCGCGGCACCGCTCTTCCCGGACTGGCGGCCATGCGTCCGAAGAGCGGTCCCTTCATCCGTCCCCTCCTGTCCTTTTCCCGCGAGCAGATTCTGAAGTATCTGGCAGAGAGAGGCCTCACCCACATCGAGGATGCCAGCAACCGGGACCTCGCCTTCACGCGCAACCGTATCCGCCATGAACTCATTCCTCTTTTGCAGACCTTCAATCCCCGGGCCGAGGAGCATCTGGCCCGCCTCAGCGGGCGCATTGCCCTGGAGGAGGATTGCTGGCGAGCTGAGGAGGACCGCCTCCTGTCCGCCCTCGGCCGGCCTAGGGAAGGGGAGATCCGGCTCGACCGGGCCGGGCTGGCGGCCCTGCATCCCGCCCTGGGGGCGAGGGTGATCCGCCTGGCCCTGGAGAAGGTGCGCGGGGATCTGCGCGGAATCACCGCCGTGCATATCGAGGATGTCGGAAAGATGGTCACGGGAGGAAGATCCCAGGCGGAAATCCATCTGCCCGGGGCATGGGCGGCCTGCCGATATGAAAGCCTGTGGCTGCGCCAGGCGCCGCCGCCGACCCCCGTGCCGTTTGTATTCACCATCCCCGGTCCCGGTGAATATTCCCTGCCGGACGGCCGCCGGCTGCTGGTCGAGCTGGTGGAGGAACCGCGGGGGGAGACCTTGGCGGCCGTGGAGTTCGATGCGTCGGCCGTCGACTTTCCTCTGGCGGTGCGATCCTTCCGTCCCGGCGACCGGTTCCGTCCTGCCGGAATGGAAGGAAGGAAGAAGTTGAAGGATTTCTTCATTGACGCTCGAATCGAAAGGGAATTCCGCGG